The Paenibacillus sp. RUD330 genome has a segment encoding these proteins:
- a CDS encoding lipoate--protein ligase: protein MLFVDNRDMHDPSLNLALEEYILRHLPADQDYLLFYINEPSIIIGKNQNTLEEINEDYVKEQNIHVVRRLSGGGAVYHDHGNLNYSFITKDDGESFRNYRKFTEPVIQALRSLGVEAELSGRNDIQVGERKISGNAQFATRGRMFTHGTLLFQSDIAHVASALKPNPEKFKSKSTKSIRSRVANISEFLQKPMTVEQFRSYLLETLYDGQPVQAYELTDADWDGVRTISEERYRNWDWNYGRSPAFNMRQVKRLAAGTFDVRLNVETGRIEQASIYGDFFGTSEVADLEKLLAGVRYEQQSVREALSDTDLTPFLGPVSLDEFIELLF, encoded by the coding sequence ATGCTGTTTGTCGACAACCGGGATATGCATGATCCATCCCTTAACCTGGCTCTCGAAGAATATATTCTCCGCCATCTTCCCGCTGATCAGGATTATCTGCTGTTCTACATCAACGAACCGTCCATCATCATTGGAAAAAACCAGAATACGCTGGAGGAAATCAACGAAGACTATGTCAAGGAACAGAATATCCATGTCGTGCGCCGGCTATCCGGCGGCGGAGCCGTCTATCATGATCACGGCAACTTGAATTACAGCTTCATCACCAAGGATGATGGCGAATCCTTCCGCAACTATCGCAAATTCACGGAACCTGTCATTCAAGCGCTCCGCTCGTTGGGCGTAGAGGCCGAGCTCAGCGGTCGGAACGACATCCAGGTCGGCGAGCGCAAAATATCGGGGAACGCCCAGTTCGCGACACGAGGCCGCATGTTCACTCACGGCACTCTGCTGTTCCAGTCCGACATTGCTCATGTCGCATCGGCGCTCAAGCCGAATCCGGAGAAGTTCAAATCCAAGTCGACGAAGTCGATTCGAAGCCGTGTCGCCAACATTTCCGAGTTCCTGCAGAAGCCGATGACGGTGGAGCAGTTCCGCTCCTATCTGCTTGAGACCTTATATGATGGCCAGCCCGTCCAAGCCTACGAGCTGACGGATGCGGACTGGGATGGCGTCCGTACAATCTCGGAGGAGCGCTATCGCAACTGGGATTGGAACTACGGGCGTTCCCCTGCCTTCAATATGCGTCAAGTGAAGAGGCTTGCAGCGGGAACCTTCGATGTACGGCTGAATGTTGAGACCGGGCGTATCGAACAGGCTTCCATCTATGGAGATTTTTTTGGAACCAGCGAAGTTGCCGACCTTGAGAAGTTGCTTGCAGGAGTTCGCTATGAACAGCAATCCGTCCGCGAGGCGTTGTCCGATACCGATTTGACGCCTTTTTTAGGTCCCGTCAGCTTGGACGAGTTCATTGAACTTCTATTTTAA
- a CDS encoding ABC transporter ATP-binding protein: MARKILEVNEMSAGFLVNKEILKATDRISFSVEEGQTLCIVGESGSGKSVTSLAVMRLIDYAGGMILEGDIKFNGEVLSEKDQDEMRRIRGNQIAMIFQDPMSSLNPVFTVGEQIAESLRLHQRKSPKDAMKMAVDLLREVGIPSPEVRARQYPHELSGGMCQRVVIAIALACRPELLIADEPTTALDVTVQAQILDLLKQLQKETGMSVVLITHDMGVAAEVADRIVVMYAGGIMEEGSVEEIFSKPSHPYTVGLLKSIPGFEAKTDEELYTIKGNIPRINQLPGGCRFHPRCPHAMDICRREEPGFFQLGNDHKAACWLFEEHSDESPLSPRINIGSQGEVTV; encoded by the coding sequence ATGGCGCGCAAAATTCTCGAAGTCAACGAAATGAGTGCCGGCTTCCTCGTGAACAAGGAGATCCTGAAGGCTACCGACCGGATTTCGTTCAGCGTGGAAGAGGGCCAGACTCTATGCATCGTAGGAGAGAGCGGCAGCGGCAAGAGCGTCACCTCGCTCGCCGTCATGCGTCTCATCGATTACGCGGGAGGCATGATTCTCGAGGGCGACATCAAATTCAACGGCGAAGTTCTTTCGGAAAAGGATCAGGATGAAATGCGCCGTATCCGGGGCAACCAGATCGCGATGATCTTCCAGGATCCGATGTCTTCGCTCAATCCCGTATTCACGGTCGGAGAGCAGATTGCCGAGAGCCTTCGTCTCCATCAAAGGAAAAGCCCGAAGGACGCTATGAAGATGGCTGTCGATCTGCTTCGCGAGGTCGGCATTCCGTCTCCGGAGGTTCGTGCGCGGCAGTATCCGCATGAGTTGTCCGGCGGCATGTGCCAGCGCGTCGTCATCGCCATCGCTCTTGCTTGCCGTCCGGAGCTGCTGATTGCGGATGAGCCGACAACGGCGCTGGATGTAACGGTTCAGGCGCAAATCCTCGATCTCTTGAAACAGCTGCAGAAGGAAACGGGCATGTCTGTCGTGCTCATCACCCATGATATGGGCGTAGCGGCCGAGGTTGCCGATCGGATCGTCGTCATGTATGCCGGGGGAATCATGGAAGAGGGCTCTGTCGAGGAAATCTTCAGCAAGCCGAGCCATCCGTACACGGTCGGCCTGCTGAAGTCGATTCCAGGATTTGAAGCGAAGACGGATGAAGAGCTCTACACGATCAAAGGCAATATTCCGCGGATCAATCAGCTTCCGGGAGGCTGCCGCTTCCATCCTAGATGTCCGCATGCGATGGATATTTGCCGCCGCGAGGAACCGGGATTCTTCCAGCTCGGCAACGACCACAAAGCAGCGTGCTGGCTGTTCGAGGAGCATTCCGATGAGTCTCCTCTATCCCCAAGGATCAACATCGGCAGTCAAGGGGAGGTAACGGTATGA
- a CDS encoding Wzz/FepE/Etk N-terminal domain-containing protein, with translation MEIKHYAYIIRKRLWLIAAIVIVSCSLAATYSYWYAKPQYEASAKLLVGQVKDGGGLMSSIDLSMINSNIQLIKTYKEIIKTPRIMQIVAEEYPQLHQSAGELAGKVTVTSVNDTQVMSVTARDESFAGAANIVNAVSLVFSKEIPKLLQVDNVSILNQADPAAGAAPVAPNAKLNIVTAFALSLLAGLGLAFLLEYLDDTIKSEEDVRDVLGLPVLAAIPKFKEREATAKGGSNLNNTGTIPASGHVGRKSNVSLDA, from the coding sequence TTGGAAATCAAACATTATGCCTACATCATCCGCAAGCGGCTATGGCTGATCGCAGCCATCGTCATCGTGAGCTGCTCGCTGGCCGCAACCTACTCGTATTGGTACGCCAAACCCCAATACGAGGCGTCGGCCAAGCTGCTCGTCGGACAGGTCAAGGACGGCGGCGGTTTGATGTCCAGCATCGACCTCAGCATGATCAACAGCAATATCCAGCTGATCAAGACCTACAAGGAAATCATCAAGACGCCGCGCATCATGCAGATCGTCGCCGAAGAATATCCGCAGCTCCACCAAAGCGCAGGCGAGCTGGCCGGGAAGGTGACGGTGACATCGGTCAACGACACCCAGGTCATGTCGGTCACCGCCAGAGACGAGTCGTTCGCCGGGGCAGCGAATATTGTGAATGCCGTCTCGCTCGTCTTCTCCAAGGAAATTCCCAAGCTGCTGCAGGTCGACAACGTCTCGATTCTGAATCAAGCCGATCCTGCCGCCGGGGCCGCGCCGGTCGCCCCGAACGCCAAGCTCAATATCGTCACGGCGTTCGCGCTTTCGCTGCTGGCGGGTCTGGGGCTGGCCTTCCTGCTTGAGTATCTCGACGACACGATCAAGTCCGAAGAAGATGTCCGCGATGTCCTTGGACTTCCTGTGCTTGCGGCGATACCGAAGTTCAAGGAGAGAGAGGCGACGGCCAAGGGCGGCAGCAATCTGAACAATACGGGAACGATACCGGCTTCCGGCCATGTGGGGAGGAAAAGCAATGTCTCGCTTGACGCGTAA
- a CDS encoding glycosyltransferase family 2 protein: MKVTVAICTHNRAEDTKEAVWSVLRQQFDFSQYEVLVVDNKSTDGTWETMLELQRTAGVGPERVRCVREETLGLSAARNRAIREARGRYILFLDDDAVAKPGWMGAIVDVFERDAGIGCVGGKIDPVWEGGEPEWLPDMFKTLYTVLDYAPGVTEMEAPRIPFGANVAFRADVFKRHAPFREDLGRVGSNLLSSEESELIDRIRATHKVCYTPHAVVDHKIAKSRISRKWFLRRVYWQGISDAARKQRGPGYLLKQAVKVPVSALLLPFALADRRKAIVQLRRIQYSNGYIAGCLGLYK, from the coding sequence ATGAAGGTAACGGTTGCAATCTGTACGCATAACCGCGCCGAAGACACAAAGGAAGCGGTCTGGAGCGTGCTCCGGCAGCAGTTCGATTTCTCGCAGTACGAGGTGCTCGTCGTGGACAACAAATCGACGGACGGCACCTGGGAGACGATGCTGGAGCTGCAGCGCACGGCTGGCGTCGGACCGGAGCGGGTGCGCTGCGTGCGGGAGGAGACGCTCGGCTTGTCGGCGGCGAGGAACCGGGCCATCAGGGAAGCGAGAGGCCGATACATCCTCTTCCTGGACGACGACGCCGTGGCGAAGCCGGGCTGGATGGGAGCGATCGTCGACGTGTTCGAGCGGGATGCCGGCATCGGATGCGTAGGCGGCAAGATCGACCCGGTATGGGAAGGCGGCGAGCCGGAGTGGCTGCCGGATATGTTCAAGACACTGTACACGGTGCTTGATTACGCGCCGGGCGTCACGGAGATGGAAGCTCCGCGGATTCCATTCGGGGCGAACGTCGCTTTCCGGGCGGACGTATTCAAGCGCCATGCCCCGTTCCGCGAGGATCTCGGCCGTGTCGGCAGCAATCTGCTGTCGAGCGAGGAGAGCGAGCTCATCGACCGGATCCGGGCGACGCATAAAGTGTGCTACACCCCGCATGCCGTCGTCGACCATAAAATCGCCAAAAGCCGCATCAGCCGCAAATGGTTTCTGCGCCGGGTATATTGGCAGGGCATAAGCGATGCCGCCCGCAAGCAGCGCGGCCCCGGATATCTCCTCAAGCAGGCGGTGAAGGTGCCGGTATCGGCACTGCTGCTGCCGTTCGCCTTGGCTGATCGCCGCAAAGCGATCGTCCAGCTGCGCCGCATCCAGTACAGCAATGGCTATATCGCCGGCTGCCTCGGATTGTACAAGTAA
- a CDS encoding dipeptide ABC transporter ATP-binding protein, producing the protein MSRQLSSETLIEVKHIKKYFPIKKGLLSRVVGQVKAVDDISLEIKKGETFGLVGESGCGKSTLGRVILRLQSATEGSVVYNGENIHALGTSKLRDLRQDLQIIFQDPFGSLNPRFRVSDVIGEPLKVHTNMSAKDIDARVVELMELVGLDASRRNRYPHEFSGGQRQRIGIARAIALNPKFIVADEAVSALDVSVQSQVLNLLAKLQRELGLTFLFIAHGLNVVRHISDRVGVMYLGKLAEVGPTEELYNKPLHPYSAALLSSIPKPNPALKRERIILKGDVPSPANPPSGCRFHPRCPLAQDRCKAEEPLLREVLPGRQVACHFPLLEEGDLQRMASGRLG; encoded by the coding sequence ATGAGCAGGCAGCTGTCCAGCGAAACTTTGATTGAAGTCAAACATATCAAGAAGTATTTCCCGATCAAGAAGGGCTTGCTCAGCCGTGTCGTGGGCCAGGTCAAAGCCGTGGACGATATTTCCCTGGAAATCAAAAAAGGGGAGACATTCGGCCTCGTCGGCGAATCCGGCTGCGGCAAGTCGACGCTCGGACGTGTGATCCTGCGGCTGCAGAGCGCCACGGAAGGATCGGTCGTTTATAACGGAGAGAACATTCATGCGCTTGGGACCAGCAAGCTTCGCGATCTCCGTCAGGATCTGCAGATCATCTTCCAGGATCCGTTCGGCTCCCTGAACCCGCGCTTCCGCGTCAGCGATGTGATCGGTGAACCGCTCAAGGTGCATACGAATATGTCTGCAAAAGATATCGACGCTCGTGTCGTCGAGCTGATGGAGCTTGTCGGCCTTGACGCTTCCCGCCGCAATCGCTATCCGCATGAGTTCTCCGGCGGCCAGCGCCAGCGGATCGGCATCGCGCGCGCGATCGCGCTCAATCCGAAGTTCATCGTCGCGGACGAAGCCGTCAGCGCCCTGGACGTATCCGTCCAGTCCCAGGTGCTCAACCTGCTGGCGAAGCTGCAGCGCGAGCTCGGCCTGACGTTCCTGTTCATCGCCCACGGTCTCAACGTCGTCCGCCATATCTCGGATCGTGTCGGCGTCATGTATCTGGGCAAGCTGGCAGAAGTCGGCCCGACGGAGGAATTGTACAACAAGCCGCTGCATCCGTATTCCGCCGCGCTGCTGTCCTCCATTCCGAAGCCGAATCCGGCTCTTAAGCGGGAGCGCATCATTCTCAAGGGCGATGTGCCTTCGCCGGCTAACCCTCCATCGGGCTGCCGCTTCCACCCGCGCTGTCCGCTCGCGCAGGATCGCTGCAAGGCCGAAGAGCCTCTGCTTCGCGAGGTGCTGCCTGGCCGTCAAGTCGCATGCCACTTCCCGCTTCTTGAGGAAGGCGATCTGCAGCGCATGGCTTCCGGACGTTTGGGTTGA
- a CDS encoding ABC transporter permease, which produces MSANLQPTSNPSLPVQTGAAPKADKPIGPWRQTWNKFKRNPFAMTGLAILLIFVLSAILAPYIAPYDPAKQDLMNSNLKPFTGNHFLGTDELGRDIFSRIVFSGRVSLTVGFSVAAVSVLIGSLIGAISGYFGGWIDVIFMRLIDVMISIPTLFLNILIGAIFGTKFIYIILILSFTSWMGVARLVRGNFLQLREMQYVEAAKAIGVTSWGIIFRHLLRNASFPIIVNATLMVGGAILAESGLSYLGLGIQMPQTSWGQMLSNAQEFMLIDPIQGVYPGLCIFLVVLSVNFIGDGIRDALDPRQKMHLSPRRLEKWRAKFSKSTK; this is translated from the coding sequence ATGAGCGCCAATCTGCAGCCTACAAGCAATCCTAGCTTACCTGTCCAGACCGGCGCTGCCCCCAAAGCGGATAAACCGATTGGACCTTGGAGACAGACATGGAACAAGTTCAAGCGCAATCCCTTTGCCATGACAGGCCTGGCCATCTTGCTGATTTTTGTATTGTCGGCCATTCTGGCGCCGTACATCGCGCCTTATGACCCCGCTAAGCAAGATTTGATGAACTCTAATTTGAAGCCGTTTACCGGAAATCACTTTTTGGGAACGGACGAATTGGGCAGGGATATCTTTTCCCGCATTGTCTTTAGCGGACGAGTCTCCTTAACGGTTGGATTTTCCGTCGCTGCGGTGTCTGTTCTAATCGGTTCGTTGATTGGAGCTATATCCGGTTACTTCGGCGGTTGGATTGATGTTATCTTTATGCGTTTGATTGATGTGATGATTTCAATCCCCACGTTGTTCCTGAACATCCTGATTGGAGCCATTTTCGGCACGAAGTTCATTTATATTATTCTTATCCTGTCCTTTACGAGCTGGATGGGAGTGGCGCGTCTTGTGCGAGGGAATTTCCTTCAGCTGCGTGAAATGCAGTATGTGGAAGCAGCCAAAGCGATCGGCGTCACCAGCTGGGGCATCATCTTCCGCCATCTGCTGCGCAATGCAAGCTTTCCCATTATTGTCAATGCGACTTTGATGGTGGGCGGGGCCATTCTGGCGGAGTCGGGCCTTTCCTACCTGGGACTCGGTATTCAAATGCCGCAAACGAGCTGGGGCCAAATGCTCAGCAATGCTCAAGAATTCATGCTTATTGATCCCATCCAAGGCGTATATCCAGGCCTTTGCATCTTTTTAGTCGTGCTGTCGGTCAACTTCATCGGAGACGGCATCCGCGATGCGCTGGATCCTCGTCAAAAAATGCATCTTTCTCCAAGGAGGCTGGAAAAATGGCGCGCAAAATTCTCGAAGTCAACGAAATGA
- a CDS encoding DUF2500 domain-containing protein gives MGTGMSMESIFSTAGTAFTILIAVIAVIIGAGLWKSYSGWSRNNAQPQLSVKAAVVSKRSRVRSQQPYEEGSHQHTLTDYYATFEVESGDRMEFSVTGKDFGLLAEGDVGKLTFRGSRYQGFQRDNNRVIQFG, from the coding sequence ATGGGGACCGGGATGAGCATGGAATCGATCTTCTCCACGGCAGGAACGGCATTCACGATTCTTATTGCAGTCATTGCGGTGATCATCGGTGCGGGCCTCTGGAAATCCTACTCGGGCTGGAGCCGCAACAACGCCCAGCCTCAGCTGTCGGTGAAGGCGGCCGTGGTCAGCAAGCGGTCCCGAGTCCGCAGCCAGCAGCCCTACGAGGAAGGCTCGCATCAGCATACGCTGACCGATTATTATGCGACCTTTGAAGTCGAAAGCGGCGACCGGATGGAATTTTCCGTCACGGGCAAGGACTTCGGCTTGCTGGCTGAAGGGGATGTCGGAAAGCTCACCTTCCGCGGCTCCCGATACCAAGGGTTTCAAAGAGACAACAACCGTGTCATCCAATTTGGATGA
- a CDS encoding ABC transporter permease has translation MGEYLVRRILQSVVVLFLISVFTFGLIHAAPGGPTQIFLSPGLSVEAGKIKAQELGLDQPIPVQYLQWMGNILSGDLGSTFKNNIPVGDILWPTVKNTLILMGAAWILTLIIAIPWGIYNSTKEYGFSDQTASFISYTGFAMPAFWFGIILQSYFSLKLDWLPLSDMYTMGKEGNIPDLFMHLILPVSVLSLGMLAGYLKYARSSMLEVLEQDYIRTARAKGVKENKVVFRHALRNALIPLITLFGLDLPILVGGAALTEAVFNWPGMGRLFVEMANSREYSVLMAITLLGAVFVVVGNLIADILYAVVDPRVQLSKGGKS, from the coding sequence ATGGGCGAGTATCTTGTCCGCCGGATTTTGCAGTCCGTCGTCGTACTGTTTCTGATTTCGGTTTTTACCTTCGGCTTAATCCATGCCGCACCTGGCGGTCCAACCCAGATCTTCTTGTCCCCAGGCTTGTCAGTTGAGGCCGGAAAGATCAAAGCTCAAGAACTCGGTCTTGATCAGCCTATTCCTGTCCAGTATTTACAGTGGATGGGCAATATCTTAAGCGGTGATTTGGGCTCCACATTCAAGAATAATATTCCTGTTGGCGACATTCTGTGGCCTACCGTCAAAAACACATTGATTCTCATGGGAGCAGCCTGGATTCTGACCTTGATTATCGCGATTCCCTGGGGCATCTACAACAGCACCAAAGAATACGGATTCTCTGACCAGACCGCATCCTTCATTTCTTATACTGGATTCGCGATGCCAGCTTTCTGGTTCGGCATTATTCTGCAGAGCTACTTCTCTCTAAAGCTGGATTGGCTCCCTCTATCCGACATGTATACAATGGGCAAGGAGGGCAACATCCCGGACTTGTTCATGCACTTGATTCTGCCTGTATCGGTGTTGTCTCTCGGCATGCTTGCCGGTTATCTCAAATATGCCCGATCCAGCATGCTTGAGGTGTTGGAGCAGGATTATATCCGTACAGCAAGGGCCAAGGGCGTGAAGGAGAACAAGGTTGTTTTCAGGCATGCTTTGCGCAATGCGCTTATTCCGCTCATCACTCTGTTCGGCCTTGACTTGCCTATCCTGGTCGGCGGTGCAGCCTTGACGGAAGCCGTCTTCAACTGGCCGGGAATGGGACGTTTATTCGTCGAGATGGCCAATTCCCGTGAATATTCCGTTTTGATGGCCATTACGCTTCTCGGAGCCGTCTTTGTCGTCGTCGGCAATTTGATTGCAGACATCTTGTATGCCGTTGTTGATCCGCGAGTTCAGCTGAGCAAAGGAGGCAAGTCTTAA
- the galU gene encoding UTP--glucose-1-phosphate uridylyltransferase GalU: MQKVRKAIIPAAGLGTRFLPATKAMPKEMLPIVDKPTIQYIVEEAIESGIEDIIVVTGKGKRAIEDHFDIAFELEHTLQEKGKLDILEKVRRSSNVEIHYIRQKEAKGLGHAVWCARNFIGDEPFAVLLGDDIVQSDVPCTRQLIEQYEQTGKSVIGVQTVGVEQTHRYGIVDPIGNLDHPLSRLHGVNRFVEKPAPGEAPSNLAIMGRYVLTPEIFEFLGRHETGAGGEIQLTDAIQRLNEHQGVHAYDFEGIRYDVGEKLGFILTTLEFAIRNPELRHPLLTEMGEMLERELGRGLLAARGE, translated from the coding sequence ATGCAAAAAGTGAGAAAAGCGATCATTCCCGCCGCCGGCTTAGGAACGCGATTTTTGCCGGCAACCAAAGCGATGCCGAAGGAAATGCTCCCGATCGTAGACAAGCCGACGATCCAGTACATCGTCGAGGAGGCGATCGAGTCCGGCATCGAGGACATTATCGTCGTCACCGGCAAGGGCAAGCGGGCGATCGAGGACCACTTCGACATCGCGTTCGAATTGGAGCATACGCTCCAGGAGAAAGGCAAGCTGGACATTCTGGAGAAGGTCCGCCGCTCATCCAACGTAGAGATCCACTATATCCGCCAAAAAGAAGCGAAAGGTCTTGGCCATGCGGTCTGGTGCGCCCGCAACTTCATCGGCGACGAGCCGTTCGCGGTTCTGCTCGGGGACGACATCGTGCAATCGGATGTGCCTTGCACGCGGCAGCTGATCGAGCAGTATGAACAGACCGGCAAGTCGGTCATCGGGGTCCAGACCGTAGGCGTCGAGCAGACGCATCGCTACGGCATCGTCGATCCGATCGGCAATCTGGATCACCCGCTCAGCAGGCTGCACGGCGTCAACCGGTTCGTGGAAAAGCCGGCACCGGGAGAAGCGCCTTCCAACCTGGCGATCATGGGCCGGTATGTGCTGACGCCGGAAATTTTCGAATTCCTCGGCAGGCATGAGACGGGAGCGGGAGGAGAGATCCAGCTCACGGACGCGATCCAGCGGCTCAACGAGCATCAGGGCGTGCACGCCTACGATTTCGAAGGAATCCGTTATGATGTCGGCGAGAAGCTGGGGTTCATTCTTACGACGCTGGAGTTCGCAATTCGCAACCCTGAGCTTCGCCATCCTCTGCTGACCGAGATGGGCGAGATGCTGGAGCGGGAGCTCGGCAGGGGGCTGCTGGCGGCACGCGGCGAATAG
- a CDS encoding phosphatidylinositol-specific phospholipase C/glycerophosphodiester phosphodiesterase family protein, whose translation MKKWTSVMILSISVLIIAAPLYSGAKSAFVAGRDPAPAWTDETLAAHALGSVDNHFFTNSYEAFQQNYEKGYRLFEVDLQLTTDGYLISRHDWGSYLYDRFRQELPRSEMDKPTSRKTILDLPILDHYHAMSFEQICDLMRKNTDMWIITDTKGSTAEEAQASFQALMRAAGTDTEVLSRIIPQVYSQEMYVWIEQVHSFSSYIYTLYQSPDTDSQVLEFVRRTESIDAVTMPEDRARKSVKLVQQLASLQVPVYAHTVNDLEAIRSLLASGVHGVYSDSMTYARMAAAGISIPEGK comes from the coding sequence ATGAAAAAATGGACATCCGTTATGATCCTTTCCATCTCCGTTCTGATCATCGCCGCTCCCCTGTATTCCGGAGCCAAATCCGCTTTTGTTGCCGGACGGGACCCCGCCCCTGCCTGGACCGATGAAACTTTGGCCGCTCATGCTTTGGGCTCGGTGGACAACCATTTTTTTACGAATTCATACGAAGCCTTCCAACAGAATTATGAGAAGGGCTACCGGCTGTTCGAGGTCGATTTGCAGCTTACGACAGACGGATATCTGATCAGCCGTCACGACTGGGGCTCCTATCTCTACGACCGATTCCGCCAGGAGCTGCCCCGCTCGGAAATGGACAAGCCGACAAGCCGTAAAACGATCCTCGATCTGCCCATTTTGGACCACTATCATGCGATGAGCTTCGAGCAGATCTGCGATCTCATGCGCAAGAATACCGATATGTGGATCATTACGGACACGAAGGGTTCCACGGCGGAGGAAGCCCAGGCATCGTTCCAGGCTTTGATGAGAGCAGCCGGGACGGATACGGAAGTATTGAGCCGGATCATTCCCCAGGTCTACAGCCAGGAGATGTACGTCTGGATTGAACAGGTTCATTCCTTCTCTTCCTATATATACACGCTTTATCAATCTCCCGATACGGATAGCCAAGTGCTCGAATTCGTCCGGCGGACGGAATCCATCGATGCCGTCACGATGCCGGAGGACCGCGCACGCAAATCCGTCAAGCTGGTTCAGCAGCTCGCCTCGCTCCAGGTTCCAGTGTACGCCCACACCGTCAATGATCTCGAAGCGATTCGCTCGCTCCTTGCCTCCGGTGTTCATGGCGTATACAGCGACTCCATGACCTATGCGAGGATGGCTGCCGCCGGCATCTCCATCCCGGAAGGCAAGTAA
- a CDS encoding CpsD/CapB family tyrosine-protein kinase, whose translation MSRLTRNWTLITASNPKSPISESYRMLRTGVDYAGVDDPVDLLMVTSCRAGEGKSTTSANMAVTFAQAGQKVLLIDADMRKPSQHHIFSLSNRGGLTGVLQGRSTLEQGVQASEVDNLDILTAGPTPPNPSEMLGSRAMAALLELAKEQYDQVIVDTPPILAVTDAHIVAGKCDGVVLVIDAGKVKSDTARKAKETLENAGSRMLGVVLNNVDRDGNSGYYYYYYGSEEQA comes from the coding sequence ATGTCTCGCTTGACGCGTAACTGGACTCTAATAACGGCGAGCAATCCGAAGTCGCCGATCTCGGAATCTTACCGGATGCTGCGCACCGGAGTGGACTACGCCGGAGTCGACGATCCTGTCGACCTGCTGATGGTCACCTCTTGTCGAGCAGGAGAAGGCAAAAGCACGACTTCGGCCAACATGGCGGTCACCTTTGCCCAGGCGGGGCAAAAAGTGCTGCTGATCGATGCCGATATGCGGAAACCTTCTCAGCATCATATCTTCTCCCTCAGCAACCGGGGAGGACTCACCGGAGTGCTGCAGGGGCGCAGCACGCTCGAGCAGGGGGTTCAGGCTTCGGAGGTGGACAATCTGGACATTTTGACAGCGGGTCCAACTCCTCCCAACCCTTCCGAGATGCTCGGATCGAGAGCGATGGCCGCTCTGCTGGAGCTGGCCAAGGAACAGTACGACCAGGTCATCGTCGACACGCCTCCGATTCTGGCTGTGACGGATGCCCATATCGTAGCCGGCAAATGCGACGGCGTCGTGCTCGTCATCGATGCCGGCAAGGTCAAGAGCGATACGGCGCGCAAAGCGAAGGAAACGCTTGAAAATGCCGGGTCGCGGATGCTTGGAGTCGTTCTCAACAATGTCGACCGGGATGGCAACAGCGGCTACTACTATTACTACTACGGCAGCGAGGAGCAGGCTTGA
- a CDS encoding GtrA family protein has translation MTGVLNTVLDYAIFGLLNAVFGVHYLIAQTISYAVATINSYLVNRSWTFRSSEPGRKGEWLRFLAVNLFTFGISTAVLAVFHGGLGWNTLIAKGIAVVVATGAGFAANKYWVFRVKEVSSDVTKVSNSVESGLEKP, from the coding sequence TTGACCGGCGTATTGAATACGGTTCTGGATTATGCGATTTTCGGCCTTCTGAACGCGGTTTTTGGTGTCCACTATTTGATCGCGCAGACGATCAGCTACGCAGTCGCGACAATCAACAGCTATCTGGTCAACCGAAGCTGGACATTCAGAAGCTCGGAACCGGGACGCAAAGGCGAATGGCTCCGGTTTCTGGCCGTGAACCTGTTCACATTCGGAATTTCGACCGCTGTATTGGCTGTTTTTCACGGCGGACTAGGTTGGAATACGCTGATTGCGAAAGGAATTGCCGTTGTCGTTGCGACCGGAGCCGGATTTGCAGCCAATAAATATTGGGTATTTCGCGTCAAGGAAGTTTCTTCGGACGTGACCAAAGTCTCGAATTCTGTCGAATCGGGCCTGGAAAAACCTTGA